The sequence below is a genomic window from Labilithrix sp..
GCGCGGCGCGAACGTCACCGACGAGCTCGAGGCGATCTGCGCGCGCGCGCTCGCGGTCGATCCGAAGAACCGCTTCGCCGACATCGAGCAGCTGTGGGTCGCGCTCTCGTCGGCGGCGAAGACACGGAGCGCGACGACGATGCAGCGGCCGATCACGGTCGGTCAGGGCGCGAACCCGCTCGCGGCGACGAACGTCGCGCCGAGCGGGCCGCGGCCGTCGATGCCGTCGGCCGCGATGTGGACGCCGCCGCCCCCGACGCCGCCCGGGTTCGGGGCGAGAGGTCCGGCGCCTCCGCAACAGCCGTGGCCGTCGGGGCCGCCGATCGGGACGCCGCCGCCCGGCGCCCATCCCGCGTGGATGCGCCGCTTACCGGTGCGGCCGCCGGAGGGCATGGGCGCCGGCACGATCACGCTCCTCATCATCGCCGTCGTCCTGACGCTCTTCATCTCCACCTGCGCCATGTGCGGCGTGATCGCGGGCGCGGCCGAAGGCGGTTAGGCCGGCGCGGCGAGCAGCACGTCGCGCATCGGCTCGGGGATGCGGAGCAGGTTCGACGCGTCGTCGATGCACGCGAGGCGCGTCTCGCCGACGACGAGCAGCTGGTCGCCGCGCTTCACGCGGTACCCGAACTTCAGGCTCGCGGAGCGGAGCTCGGTGAGCGCGGTCTCGACCGTGACGAGGTCGTCGAAGCGCGCCGGCGACTTGTAGCTCACGTTCACGTCGACGACCGGGAGGTGCACGCCCTTCGCCGCCCAGTCCGCGTAGGTGACGCCGCGGCTGCGCAGCCACTCGACGCGGCCCGCCTCGAAGTAGAGGAGGTACGACGAGTGATGCACGATGCCCATGAGGTCCGTCTCCGCGAAGCGGACGCGGACCTCCATCGCGCTCGTCGCTTTGACCGGATCGATCGGCGGGAAAATGGAGCTCACGCGCCGCGCCTACCATGATCGGCGCTAAGCTTCGAGGGCGATGGCCGAGCGTCGGCGCCTGCCTGTGCTTCAGAACGATCCGCCTCCCTCCGAGGGGACGGGTGAGGACGAGGAGCGCCCGCCGTGGCACTGGGCGGGGTTCGGCGTCGTCGCGATCTTCGCGGCGTGGCTGCCGCTCTCGTTCATCGGCGGGGCGATCTCGCAGCGGCTCACGGCCGGGGTCACGAGCGAGGCGCTCGCGC
It includes:
- a CDS encoding acyl-CoA thioesterase; the encoded protein is MSSIFPPIDPVKATSAMEVRVRFAETDLMGIVHHSSYLLYFEAGRVEWLRSRGVTYADWAAKGVHLPVVDVNVSYKSPARFDDLVTVETALTELRSASLKFGYRVKRGDQLLVVGETRLACIDDASNLLRIPEPMRDVLLAAPA